In Trichocoleus desertorum NBK24, the following are encoded in one genomic region:
- a CDS encoding lipopolysaccharide assembly protein LapB has product MTEKRRRWIINVVLILAVVAFVGFSLFPLLGDAFKAERSGGEPTPSSAQATPTAKQEELKAQAKGYELVLQREPDNQTALRGLVEARLQLQDIKGVVEPLEKLAKLNPDQSRYGVLLAQAKQYAGDREGAAEAYRTLLTAQPGDMIALQGLVGLLIEQKRPEAAVGLLQDTLKSADEANQVKPGSVDVPSVQLLLGQVYAEQKRYDEAIAIYDEAIKSSGKDFRPVLAKALVFKQQGKDEAAKPLFNSAISLAPAEYKDQINQLASGQPPTPPPAAPTTAPNQAPASAPATQPSPAAP; this is encoded by the coding sequence GTGACTGAGAAGCGGCGTCGCTGGATTATTAATGTTGTGCTAATTCTGGCAGTCGTTGCCTTTGTCGGCTTTTCTCTGTTCCCGCTCTTAGGGGATGCTTTCAAGGCCGAGCGCTCTGGTGGTGAGCCAACTCCCTCCTCAGCTCAAGCTACGCCGACCGCAAAGCAGGAAGAATTGAAGGCTCAAGCCAAAGGATATGAACTCGTCTTGCAGCGAGAACCAGACAACCAAACGGCTTTAAGGGGTTTGGTAGAGGCGCGGCTGCAACTACAAGACATCAAAGGTGTAGTAGAGCCTTTAGAAAAGTTGGCCAAGCTGAATCCTGACCAAAGCCGCTATGGAGTGTTGCTGGCCCAAGCTAAGCAGTATGCAGGCGATCGCGAAGGAGCGGCAGAAGCGTATCGCACCCTTTTGACCGCGCAGCCAGGAGATATGATCGCGTTGCAAGGCTTGGTGGGCCTGCTAATTGAACAGAAACGACCGGAAGCTGCCGTGGGCTTGCTGCAAGACACCCTCAAAAGTGCCGATGAAGCGAATCAGGTGAAGCCCGGAAGCGTGGATGTGCCCTCAGTTCAGTTGCTGTTGGGACAGGTATACGCGGAGCAGAAGCGCTACGATGAAGCGATCGCGATTTATGACGAAGCTATCAAAAGTAGCGGCAAAGATTTCCGTCCAGTGCTAGCCAAAGCGTTGGTCTTTAAGCAGCAGGGTAAGGATGAAGCCGCCAAACCCCTGTTCAACTCTGCCATCAGCCTAGCGCCCGCTGAATACAAAGATCAGATTAATCAACTGGCTAGTGGCCAACCTCCAACACCACCCCCAGCAGCCCCAACCACTGCACCAAATCAGGCACCTGCTAGCGCACCAGCAACCCAACCTTCGCCTGCGGCACCTTAG
- a CDS encoding recombinase family protein, with protein MAVDSVWIVGPTRSGKTTDLVNQFKAWVQAGLDPKGDRQTEPTLKAGHPVSERLQQLMVERSQRARMQQTASAILVFAATGDNRLELVDRLTAATQGGCPIQSATPIGFFQDEVLLFWPLLVEQLQVKAQFPVRLRPENEQELATRLWRSQLTPEVLQRSGVGEYRLVRRLLDWLQLAALAGHATEDIPGILEVGLSGQDWALFGELLCQWRNWCLERGLLTYGLLCELYWRYLLPNPTYQQHLSRRYQAVLADDVDNYPAIARQLFECLLDQGAVGAFTYNPQGGIRLGLGADPQHLADLATRCRVVELSANVNPSLANQVGLSVVEVVTDPLFLTQLPEAVQSLQTTSRAQLLRQTAQVIVEAVESGQAQPHEIAVIGPGVDAIARYTLREILGKHGIAVESINDQRPLASSAMVRALLTLLTLVYPNLGRLINRDAVAEMLVVLSQTPRPYSPESTKSGEAPFHPSSLLLHPSIDPVRAGLLADHCFEPHPDSPRLLPTTEFPRWDRLGYEATKAYDEIVQWIETQKLQQEQHLVPGAIAILDRAMQKFLWNGSHLPFDQLATLRELMETAQHYWEVDARLRQSESENADTPASVTVGNFIQLLRGGTITADPYPVRSTRAANPAVTLATIFQYCSNRLSHRWQFWLDAGSPRWLTGSETLFGAPLFLQNWSSAPWTEADSMAALERRLQRILLDLLGRAGDRVFLCHSDLATNGQEQMGTLLSLVNASVPMVTESMAAEVTEEALMASSASS; from the coding sequence GTGGCTGTTGACTCTGTTTGGATTGTGGGGCCAACCCGTAGCGGTAAGACGACTGACTTGGTGAACCAGTTCAAAGCTTGGGTTCAGGCGGGATTAGACCCAAAAGGCGATCGACAAACGGAACCCACTCTCAAAGCGGGGCATCCAGTTTCGGAGCGATTGCAGCAATTAATGGTAGAGCGATCGCAACGCGCCCGGATGCAACAAACCGCTTCCGCCATTTTGGTCTTTGCCGCCACCGGGGATAACCGCCTGGAGCTGGTCGATCGCCTCACTGCTGCCACGCAAGGCGGATGTCCAATTCAGTCTGCGACGCCAATTGGTTTCTTCCAGGATGAAGTGTTGCTGTTTTGGCCGTTGTTGGTAGAGCAGTTGCAAGTGAAGGCGCAATTTCCCGTGCGACTGCGACCAGAAAATGAGCAAGAACTGGCCACGCGACTCTGGCGATCGCAACTTACCCCAGAAGTGCTGCAACGCTCCGGCGTAGGGGAGTATCGGTTAGTGCGGCGGTTGTTGGACTGGTTACAACTGGCGGCTCTGGCGGGCCATGCCACCGAGGATATTCCTGGCATTCTCGAAGTGGGACTATCGGGGCAAGATTGGGCTTTGTTTGGGGAGTTGTTGTGTCAGTGGCGCAATTGGTGCCTGGAGCGCGGCTTGCTCACCTATGGGTTACTTTGCGAACTGTACTGGCGCTATCTCTTGCCCAACCCTACCTACCAGCAACATTTGAGTCGGCGTTATCAAGCAGTCCTGGCCGATGATGTAGATAATTACCCAGCGATCGCGCGGCAGTTATTTGAATGCTTGCTGGATCAAGGAGCTGTGGGCGCATTTACCTACAACCCTCAGGGTGGCATTCGTTTAGGGCTGGGTGCTGATCCGCAGCATTTAGCCGATCTCGCAACGCGCTGTCGAGTCGTGGAGTTGTCTGCAAACGTCAATCCTAGCTTAGCAAATCAGGTGGGCTTATCTGTAGTCGAAGTCGTCACCGATCCCTTATTTCTCACTCAGCTTCCAGAAGCAGTGCAATCGCTGCAAACCACTTCCCGCGCTCAGTTATTACGGCAGACCGCTCAAGTGATCGTGGAAGCCGTGGAGTCAGGGCAAGCACAACCCCACGAAATCGCAGTGATTGGCCCTGGTGTAGACGCGATCGCCCGTTACACCCTGCGAGAAATCCTGGGTAAACATGGCATTGCGGTGGAATCAATTAATGATCAGCGTCCTCTAGCCAGTTCTGCAATGGTGCGAGCGTTACTGACCCTGCTCACCTTGGTCTATCCCAACTTAGGCCGACTGATCAACCGAGACGCTGTCGCCGAAATGCTAGTTGTCCTCAGCCAAACGCCTCGCCCCTATTCCCCAGAATCTACTAAAAGCGGTGAAGCTCCATTTCATCCCTCCTCCCTCCTCCTTCATCCTTCCATCGACCCCGTCCGCGCTGGCCTTCTAGCCGATCACTGCTTTGAACCACACCCCGATTCCCCCCGTTTACTCCCCACTACCGAATTTCCCCGTTGGGATCGCTTGGGGTATGAGGCAACCAAAGCTTACGACGAGATCGTGCAGTGGATTGAAACTCAGAAGTTGCAGCAAGAACAGCACTTAGTTCCAGGGGCGATCGCGATTCTCGACCGCGCCATGCAAAAGTTTTTGTGGAACGGCAGTCACCTCCCTTTTGACCAACTGGCGACCCTGCGAGAACTAATGGAGACAGCCCAGCACTATTGGGAAGTGGATGCACGATTACGACAAAGCGAAAGCGAGAATGCGGACACGCCCGCTTCGGTTACAGTGGGTAACTTTATTCAACTATTGCGGGGTGGCACGATCACCGCCGACCCTTATCCAGTGCGCAGTACTAGGGCTGCCAACCCAGCCGTGACCTTGGCGACGATTTTTCAGTACTGCTCCAACCGTTTGTCTCATCGTTGGCAATTCTGGCTCGATGCGGGTTCACCTCGTTGGCTCACAGGCTCTGAAACCTTGTTTGGAGCACCTTTGTTTTTGCAAAACTGGTCGAGTGCGCCTTGGACAGAAGCCGATTCGATGGCGGCTCTAGAGCGACGGTTACAAAGGATTTTGCTGGATTTATTGGGTCGAGCGGGCGATCGCGTGTTTCTCTGCCACAGCGACTTGGCAACCAACGGTCAAGAGCAAATGGGCACGTTGCTGTCATTGGTGAATGCTTCGGTGCCAATGGTGACAGAATCTATGGCGGCAGAGGTGACAGAAGAGGCGCTTATGGCAAGTTCAGCCAGCTCTTGA
- a CDS encoding TMEM165/GDT1 family protein has translation MLTAFTAGLSLITVSELGDKTFFIAAILAIRHPRRWVFTGAVLALALMTILSVLLGQTVSLFPKALMHYLEVVLLAGFGLKLLYDTKQMPAENTGDEAEEAMNVVKEAEAKAPQHQTWLAICIEAFSLTFVAEWGDRTQFATIFLSAANNPVGVTLGAILGHAICAAIAVFSGRLVCQRISERVMTALGGLLFLIFAGVAWLEGSR, from the coding sequence GTGCTAACAGCATTTACCGCTGGGTTATCGCTAATTACTGTTTCCGAATTAGGAGATAAGACTTTCTTTATCGCTGCAATTTTGGCGATACGTCACCCCCGTCGATGGGTTTTTACGGGTGCGGTTTTAGCGCTCGCCCTCATGACTATTTTGTCTGTGCTGCTGGGGCAAACGGTTTCCCTGTTTCCCAAAGCACTGATGCACTACTTGGAAGTCGTTTTACTTGCTGGCTTTGGGCTGAAGCTGTTGTATGATACCAAGCAAATGCCTGCCGAGAACACTGGCGATGAGGCGGAAGAGGCCATGAATGTGGTCAAGGAAGCAGAAGCAAAAGCACCTCAACACCAAACTTGGTTAGCCATTTGCATCGAGGCTTTCTCTCTGACTTTTGTGGCGGAATGGGGCGATCGCACGCAGTTTGCCACTATTTTTCTATCTGCCGCCAACAATCCGGTTGGAGTGACTTTGGGCGCAATTCTCGGCCATGCCATTTGTGCCGCGATCGCCGTCTTCAGTGGTCGATTAGTCTGTCAACGTATCTCTGAACGAGTCATGACTGCTCTAGGTGGCTTGCTCTTCCTGATTTTTGCAGGTGTAGCTTGGTTAGAAGGGAGCCGTTAG
- a CDS encoding S1 RNA-binding domain-containing protein — translation MTSQSPRSQATPSFSMDDFARALEQHDYGFQSGQVVRGKVFNYEANGAYVDIGGKSLAFVPTEEAALRRVTDLSAVLPLNEEQEFVIIRDQDADGQVTLSRRRLELNRVWEEVADLQNSSQSVQVRVTGTNKGGVTVDVRGLRGFIPRSHLVERNDLEALKGQTLTASFLEVDPNRNKLILSNRMATRAASMSSLEVGQLIDGKVTSIKPFGVFVDFNGTTGLLHINQVSNRFIESLPSLFEVGQTIQAMIVDLDATQGRVSLSTKVLENYPGEMVEQMATVMAEAEARAEKANKKRDRDNA, via the coding sequence ATGACTTCACAATCGCCCCGTTCTCAAGCTACTCCGTCCTTTTCGATGGATGATTTTGCGAGAGCCCTCGAACAACATGACTACGGATTTCAATCAGGTCAAGTTGTGCGGGGAAAAGTGTTCAACTATGAAGCGAATGGCGCTTATGTGGACATTGGTGGTAAATCTCTCGCCTTTGTACCGACCGAAGAAGCTGCCTTGAGACGGGTTACAGATTTATCCGCAGTTTTGCCGCTCAACGAAGAGCAAGAATTCGTCATTATTCGTGACCAAGATGCTGACGGTCAAGTCACGTTGTCCCGCCGTCGCCTAGAGCTAAATCGAGTCTGGGAAGAAGTTGCTGACCTGCAAAATAGCAGCCAGTCGGTGCAAGTGCGCGTGACAGGCACCAACAAAGGCGGCGTTACCGTGGATGTGCGTGGTCTGCGCGGTTTTATCCCGCGATCGCACTTGGTAGAGCGCAACGACCTAGAAGCCCTCAAAGGCCAAACCCTCACCGCTAGCTTCCTAGAAGTTGACCCCAACCGCAACAAACTCATTCTCTCCAACCGCATGGCGACTCGCGCGGCTAGCATGAGCAGCCTGGAAGTCGGTCAACTGATCGATGGCAAAGTGACCAGCATCAAGCCCTTTGGTGTGTTTGTAGACTTTAACGGCACCACCGGACTGCTCCACATCAACCAAGTCAGCAATCGCTTTATCGAATCCCTCCCCTCTCTGTTTGAGGTGGGTCAAACTATCCAAGCCATGATTGTAGATTTAGATGCGACCCAAGGCCGTGTCTCCCTCTCCACCAAGGTTCTAGAAAACTACCCTGGGGAAATGGTGGAACAAATGGCAACGGTGATGGCCGAAGCAGAAGCTCGTGCCGAAAAAGCGAATAAGAAGCGCGATCGCGACAACGCTTAA
- a CDS encoding serine/threonine-protein kinase, whose amino-acid sequence MLQAEQVLQERYQLKRKLGQNAGRQTWLAEDLQVAPPEPVIIKLLTFGGDVQWDDLKLFEREAQVLKQLNHPRIPKYRDSFSIDDRTLWFGLVQSYIPGDSLKDLLTQGKKFTETEVRKIAVSVLQILIHLHKLNPPVLHRDIKPSNLIWGEDQNIYLVDFGAVQDRAAAEGATFTVVGTYGYAPMEQFGGRTVPASDLYALGATLVHLLTGVAPADLPQSDLTIEFRDRTNASDRLLTWIEELIEPSLKRRFSQAQQALDALKSGHLSKTGSRKISPPTHTRVKLRKSREQLLIELSPTQRSPSEKLDDWLRVAIVIGLVCFSLYAYAVSAFGLVGGLGFGWIVVIVIIAYSVGFQFLEANFGYERIEINKQDFLIQKLLFNRCIRQRKGASSEIKDVFQSLLQIEESASFGETHSRAKEIISIQTQTERYSFGLGLSSVECVWIAQEIKSWLGLERQ is encoded by the coding sequence ATGTTGCAAGCAGAGCAGGTACTTCAGGAGCGCTACCAACTCAAACGAAAATTGGGGCAGAATGCAGGACGGCAAACCTGGCTGGCTGAGGATTTACAAGTAGCGCCTCCAGAGCCTGTGATTATCAAGCTCCTTACTTTTGGCGGGGATGTGCAGTGGGATGACTTGAAGCTGTTTGAGCGCGAAGCCCAAGTTCTGAAGCAACTCAATCACCCCCGCATCCCCAAGTACCGAGATTCTTTTTCCATTGATGACCGCACCCTTTGGTTTGGGTTGGTTCAGAGCTACATTCCGGGTGACTCGCTCAAGGATCTCTTAACGCAAGGCAAAAAATTTACCGAAACCGAAGTTCGCAAAATCGCGGTTTCAGTTTTACAAATTCTAATTCACCTGCACAAACTCAACCCTCCGGTTCTCCACCGCGACATCAAGCCCAGCAACTTAATTTGGGGTGAAGACCAAAATATTTACTTAGTTGACTTTGGGGCTGTGCAAGATAGAGCAGCAGCCGAGGGAGCCACATTTACAGTAGTTGGCACCTATGGCTATGCCCCAATGGAGCAGTTTGGCGGTCGCACTGTCCCTGCCTCAGACTTGTATGCTTTAGGCGCAACTCTGGTTCATCTATTAACTGGTGTGGCTCCTGCTGACTTACCTCAGTCTGATCTGACAATTGAGTTCCGCGATCGCACCAATGCCAGCGATCGCTTACTGACTTGGATTGAAGAACTTATAGAACCATCTCTCAAGCGGCGCTTTAGCCAAGCTCAGCAAGCCTTGGATGCGCTCAAATCAGGCCATCTATCTAAGACTGGGAGCCGCAAGATTAGCCCGCCTACTCATACTCGTGTCAAGCTTCGCAAGTCTCGCGAACAACTGCTCATTGAACTTTCTCCAACTCAACGCAGCCCATCGGAGAAATTAGACGACTGGCTAAGAGTAGCCATTGTAATCGGGCTCGTTTGTTTCAGCCTCTATGCGTATGCGGTGAGCGCCTTCGGCCTTGTGGGAGGGTTAGGCTTTGGCTGGATAGTTGTGATAGTAATCATAGCTTACTCTGTGGGTTTCCAGTTTTTAGAGGCTAACTTTGGGTATGAACGAATTGAGATTAATAAACAGGACTTTTTGATCCAGAAGTTGTTATTTAATCGTTGCATTCGTCAACGCAAAGGTGCTAGCTCAGAGATTAAAGATGTGTTTCAAAGTTTGTTGCAAATTGAGGAGTCTGCCAGCTTCGGCGAAACACACTCTAGAGCCAAAGAAATTATCAGTATTCAAACCCAAACTGAGCGTTATTCTTTTGGTCTAGGTCTAAGTTCTGTGGAATGTGTCTGGATTGCCCAGGAAATTAAGAGCTGGTTGGGGTTGGAGCGTCAGTGA
- a CDS encoding serine/threonine-protein kinase, with amino-acid sequence MLEPGQVICDRYQLQAQFNDHPVRQTWLAGDLAEPEDVANQVIIKLLAVEGSTQWEHVKLFEREAQVLEQLDHPRIPQYYDYFCLEEKPLWFGLVEEYIPGASLKELLVQGEKFTELEIRDIATAILKTLIYLHELSPPVLHRDIKPSNIIWGDDGEIYLVDFGAVQDRAATEGSTFTVVGTYGYTPLEQFGGRAVPASDLYALGATLIHLVTGVAPADLPQKDLRLQWRDRLSLNPQLLDWIDRLTEPAPENRFGTAREALAALESGLQRERHQSSEKTLIAKPPEGTKIKLDKAATQLLIEIPTRSTGYTLPFLSLGLFFFIGSFLVTVGRGYWDWAFGYFILSLTLSFLTYTSVCPTRVYLDKHCFVIYRKILGYIPENPDGNIAEIEDIFLDSVESKVAAGAEPRRRITIQAGMREYSFGEGLSRAECLWLVQEIKSWLNLP; translated from the coding sequence ATGCTTGAGCCAGGACAGGTGATTTGCGATCGCTATCAACTCCAAGCCCAATTCAACGATCATCCTGTACGGCAGACTTGGTTAGCAGGTGACTTAGCAGAGCCTGAGGATGTCGCCAACCAGGTCATTATCAAACTACTTGCAGTTGAAGGGAGTACCCAATGGGAGCATGTGAAGCTGTTTGAGCGGGAAGCCCAAGTCCTCGAACAGTTAGATCATCCTCGTATTCCTCAGTACTACGATTACTTTTGTCTGGAAGAGAAGCCGCTGTGGTTTGGTCTGGTAGAGGAGTATATCCCTGGTGCATCTCTCAAAGAGTTGTTGGTGCAAGGTGAGAAGTTTACTGAGTTAGAAATTCGCGATATTGCCACAGCAATTCTGAAAACGTTGATCTACCTGCACGAACTTAGCCCTCCAGTGCTGCACCGAGATATCAAGCCCAGCAATATTATTTGGGGCGATGATGGTGAGATTTATCTAGTAGATTTTGGGGCGGTGCAAGACCGAGCGGCGACGGAAGGCTCTACGTTTACCGTGGTAGGAACTTACGGTTACACGCCTCTAGAGCAATTTGGAGGTCGTGCAGTCCCCGCTTCCGATCTTTATGCCTTGGGAGCTACTTTGATTCACTTAGTCACAGGCGTTGCTCCTGCTGATTTACCCCAGAAAGATTTGCGGTTGCAATGGCGCGATCGCCTTAGTCTCAATCCTCAATTGCTCGACTGGATCGATCGTCTGACCGAGCCTGCGCCCGAAAACCGCTTTGGTACTGCTCGTGAAGCTCTGGCTGCGTTGGAGTCAGGCTTGCAGCGAGAGCGGCACCAATCTTCTGAGAAAACGCTGATAGCCAAGCCACCAGAGGGAACAAAGATTAAGCTCGATAAAGCAGCCACCCAACTCTTAATCGAGATTCCCACCAGAAGCACAGGCTATACATTGCCGTTTCTATCGCTGGGGCTGTTCTTCTTTATCGGTTCGTTTCTAGTGACAGTGGGCCGAGGTTATTGGGATTGGGCCTTTGGCTACTTCATTTTGTCACTGACGCTCTCTTTTTTGACCTACACCTCCGTCTGCCCCACTCGCGTTTACCTTGATAAACACTGTTTTGTTATCTACCGAAAAATCCTGGGCTATATCCCCGAAAACCCCGATGGCAACATTGCTGAGATTGAGGACATCTTTTTAGATAGCGTTGAATCTAAGGTGGCGGCTGGAGCCGAACCCCGCCGCAGAATCACGATTCAAGCGGGAATGCGTGAGTATTCTTTTGGGGAAGGTTTGAGTCGGGCTGAGTGTTTGTGGCTGGTACAGGAAATCAAGAGCTGGCTGAACTTGCCATAA
- a CDS encoding dienelactone hydrolase family protein — MAEQEIQTQQVEISSGDLAIAAYLAQPAATGPFPGIVVVQEIFGVNSHIRDVTERLAKQGYVAIAPALYQRQAPGFETGYTPEDIQVGREYKDKTKASELLGDIQAAINYLKSLPNVLGDHIGCIGFCFGGHVAYLAATLPDIKATASFYGAGIATMTPGGSLPTVSRTGEIQGSLYAFFGDQDASIPPEQVQKIEAALKLHQIPHQVFRYPEADHGFFCDQRASYNAEAAQDAWQKVLELFETTLKAAG, encoded by the coding sequence ATGGCAGAGCAAGAAATTCAAACTCAACAGGTCGAGATTTCCAGTGGTGACTTAGCGATCGCAGCTTATCTAGCTCAGCCCGCTGCTACCGGGCCGTTTCCTGGCATTGTCGTGGTGCAAGAAATTTTTGGCGTAAACTCGCATATCCGCGATGTGACTGAGCGGCTTGCAAAACAAGGATATGTCGCGATCGCCCCCGCTTTGTACCAGCGCCAAGCACCAGGATTTGAAACGGGCTACACGCCAGAAGACATTCAAGTAGGCAGAGAGTACAAGGACAAAACCAAAGCCAGTGAGCTATTGGGGGATATTCAAGCTGCGATTAACTATCTGAAGAGCTTGCCTAATGTGCTAGGCGATCACATTGGTTGTATTGGTTTCTGCTTCGGTGGTCATGTGGCTTACCTCGCCGCTACTTTACCCGATATTAAAGCCACTGCTTCTTTCTACGGCGCTGGCATTGCCACGATGACTCCAGGGGGTAGCCTGCCGACAGTCAGCCGCACGGGTGAGATTCAAGGGAGTCTGTACGCTTTCTTTGGCGACCAAGATGCCAGCATTCCGCCAGAGCAAGTGCAAAAGATCGAAGCCGCTCTCAAGTTGCATCAAATTCCTCACCAAGTCTTCCGCTACCCTGAGGCTGACCACGGCTTCTTCTGCGATCAGCGAGCGAGCTACAACGCAGAGGCCGCTCAAGACGCTTGGCAGAAGGTACTAGAACTGTTTGAGACCACCTTGAAAGCTGCTGGCTAG
- a CDS encoding alpha/beta fold hydrolase → MTFGRCLSLALLLTYFLVSQGIGLGVGAKRSTIMFMPLEFLLRWLAGLFSIALLGGGIYILHEWYEGDLISRAWLISGWVMTLWSFVGFLPPLLFRRPGKDEPKAIRSQEFRKIPRPDGSEIQVEFYGPVDAQPIIFTHGWGPNSTVWYYAKKQLGDRFRLVVWDLPGLGKSKKPQNQDHSIEKYARDLEAVLSVAGDKPAILLGHSMGGMIILTFCRLFREQLRDRVAGVVLVDTTYTNPLKTAILSRFLQALQKPLIEPLLHLTIWLSPLFWLITGLSYLNGSMHITTEISGFTGRETRGQLNFSTILGLIAQPGILARGVLAMLRYEERATLPTVDVPTLVIAGHADIATVPAAHKYMSSHVPNAELKFLRPAGHMGLMERNEQFSEVVASFTTACSLFKGLA, encoded by the coding sequence ATGACCTTTGGTCGTTGCTTGAGTTTGGCGTTGCTTCTAACGTACTTTTTAGTGTCGCAAGGCATTGGTTTAGGAGTCGGAGCCAAGAGGTCAACCATAATGTTTATGCCCCTAGAGTTTTTGTTACGGTGGCTGGCAGGGCTTTTCTCGATCGCGCTACTAGGCGGCGGAATTTACATTCTGCACGAATGGTATGAAGGGGATTTAATCTCAAGGGCTTGGTTGATTTCTGGTTGGGTTATGACTCTTTGGTCATTTGTAGGTTTCCTACCACCCCTACTGTTCCGGCGACCTGGCAAAGATGAACCTAAAGCCATTCGGAGTCAAGAGTTTCGCAAAATTCCTCGACCCGATGGCAGTGAAATTCAGGTCGAGTTTTACGGTCCCGTCGATGCTCAGCCGATTATCTTCACCCACGGTTGGGGGCCAAACAGCACCGTTTGGTACTACGCTAAAAAACAATTGGGCGATCGCTTTCGCTTAGTGGTTTGGGACTTACCAGGACTCGGCAAATCCAAAAAGCCGCAAAACCAAGACCATTCCATAGAAAAATATGCCCGTGACCTAGAAGCGGTGTTGTCAGTGGCGGGAGATAAGCCAGCGATTCTGTTAGGGCACAGCATGGGCGGCATGATCATCCTCACCTTTTGCCGCTTGTTTCGAGAGCAGTTGCGCGATCGCGTTGCTGGCGTTGTTTTAGTGGATACAACCTACACCAACCCGCTCAAAACTGCGATCCTGAGCCGTTTTTTACAAGCCCTTCAAAAACCTTTAATAGAGCCACTGTTGCACCTGACCATTTGGTTGTCACCGCTGTTTTGGCTCATCACTGGCTTGAGCTACCTCAACGGTTCCATGCACATCACCACTGAAATTTCTGGATTCACCGGACGAGAAACGCGCGGTCAGCTCAATTTCTCCACGATTCTGGGACTGATTGCTCAACCAGGCATTTTAGCGAGAGGAGTATTGGCGATGTTGCGCTACGAGGAACGAGCCACGCTACCAACCGTTGATGTGCCGACGCTAGTGATTGCGGGTCATGCAGACATCGCCACTGTACCCGCTGCCCACAAATACATGAGCAGCCACGTTCCCAATGCAGAGTTGAAGTTTCTCCGCCCCGCCGGACACATGGGTCTAATGGAGCGCAATGAACAGTTTTCTGAAGTCGTTGCCTCATTTACTACTGCTTGTTCTCTCTTTAAAGGCTTGGCCTAG
- a CDS encoding VWA domain-containing protein: protein MKDRDYTLIIDKSGSMSTPDQRGGRTRWTEVQESTLALARKCEQFDPDGITVYLFSSRFKRYDNVTPAKVEQLFLENDPSGTTNLASVLHDATNSYLQRKQAKQTKQGETILVITDGEPDDRRAVMEVIVNASRQLDRDEELAISFIQVGNDSQASKFLKALDDQMQGIGAKFDICDTITFDDMADMSLAEVLTNAIHD, encoded by the coding sequence ATGAAAGACCGCGACTACACACTCATCATCGATAAGAGCGGTAGCATGTCTACTCCAGACCAACGGGGCGGGCGAACCCGGTGGACAGAAGTGCAAGAATCTACCCTGGCGCTAGCGAGAAAGTGTGAGCAATTTGATCCCGATGGCATCACCGTTTATCTATTCTCTAGCCGTTTCAAGCGTTACGACAACGTCACCCCAGCGAAGGTCGAGCAGTTGTTTCTGGAGAACGATCCGTCTGGTACAACCAATCTCGCTTCTGTGTTGCACGATGCCACCAACAGCTATCTCCAACGCAAGCAAGCCAAACAGACAAAGCAGGGAGAAACGATTTTGGTGATTACCGACGGTGAACCGGACGATCGCCGAGCGGTAATGGAAGTAATTGTGAATGCCTCCCGCCAGCTTGACCGAGACGAAGAATTAGCGATTTCCTTCATCCAGGTGGGCAATGATTCCCAAGCTAGTAAATTCCTCAAAGCCTTAGACGATCAAATGCAAGGCATTGGGGCAAAATTTGACATCTGCGACACGATTACATTTGATGACATGGCAGATATGAGCCTTGCAGAGGTTTTAACAAACGCCATTCACGATTAA